A portion of the Glycine max cultivar Williams 82 chromosome 10, Glycine_max_v4.0, whole genome shotgun sequence genome contains these proteins:
- the LOC100306665 gene encoding uncharacterized protein LOC100306665, giving the protein MDGIVQLQRQLVDYTASLFHEGFLDDQFNQLQQLQDESNPDFVVEVVTLFFEDAERLLNELTKTLGQPSIDFKRLDAHVHQLKGSSSSIGAQRIHRVCISFRNSCEEQNVEGCLKNLQQVKQEYSLVKSKLETLFRMEQQILAAGG; this is encoded by the exons ATGGATGGTATAGTTCAACTGCAGAGGCAACTTGTTGATTATACTGCTTCCCTATTTCATGAG GGTTTTCTAGATGACCAATTTAACCAGCTTCAGCAACTTCAAGATGAAAGCAACCCAGATTTTGTGGTTGAAGTGGTGACTCTCTTTTTTGAAGATGCGGAGAGGCTTCTTAATGAGCTCACAAAAACACT AGGCCAGCCAAGCATTGATTTTAAAAGGTTGGATGCTCATGTTCACCAGTTGAAGGGTAGCAGCTCCAG CATTGGAGCACAGAGAATTCACAGAGTCTGCATTTCCTTCCGAAACTCTTGTGAGGAGCAAAACGTTGAAGG GTGTCTTAAAAACTTGCAACAGGTGAAACAGGAGTATTCCTTGGTGAAAAGCAAGCTTGAAACTCTCTTCAGG ATGGAGCAACAGATTTTGGCTGCAGGTGGGTAG